GTTCGAGCTCCATGATTTCGCCGAAGTCCATCCCGGTGCGCTGCATCGAGGGCATCGAGACACCCCACTTGTACAGCGCCGACCCGAAGCCGACCGTGCCGTCCTCGACGGAGACGGTCCAGTCGTCGATGTCGTCCATCTCCTCGGTCATGCCGCGGATGAGTTCGTTGACGTCGCGGATGACGGCCAGGAGACGCTCCTGCATCTCCTCGGGCCCTTCCTGGAGCTCGGAGATGAGGCGGTCGACCTTGTTGATGAACAGGGTCGGTTTGACACCCTCGCGGAGTGCCTGTCGCAGCACCGTCTCAGTCTGAGGCATGGCCCCTTCGACGGCGTCCACGACGACGAGCGCGCCGTCGACGGCGCGCATCGCTCGCGTGACGTCCCCGCCGAAGTCGACGTGGCCGGGGGTGTCGATGAGGTTGATGAGGTGGTTGGTGTCCTCGTACTCGTGGGTCATCGAGACGTTGGCCGCGTCGATGGTGATCCCGCGTTCCTGTTCGTCTTCCTCGGTGTCCATCATCAGCTTCGTCGCCTCGCCTTCGTCGGCGATCATGCCGGCACCGGCGAGGAGATTGTCTGTCAGCGTCGTCTTGCCGTGGTCGACGTGAGCAGCGATGGCGATGTTCCGGATGTTCTCCGGCTTGTCCATCAGTGTCTCACATTCCTGGACAATTTTCTTGCGTCGGCCCATTATGCGCGTCTCTACCGGAAGGAGGGTCAAAAGGGTAGTGTTTCGGCCTGAGGGCGACGGTTCAGAGCCCGAAGGCCGAAGCTCGGGAGGCGCCGAGGGAACGAGGCGTCTCCAGGTGTTTCCGCGTGAGCGCGACGATTGGAGCGCGAACGCGGAAGCTCGGCAGGGAGCGAGCCTGTCGAGCGGACTGCCGGTGTTTCCGCGTGAGTGCGCTATACAGGCGCACGAACGTCGAAGCCCGGTGGAGACGACCGGAAAGGAGCTATGCGTTCCCAAACAGTCATACGTCTCTGCCCCGTGTGACCAACACACATGGACATACGGGTCACAGGCGACGGCCCGGCAGAACCGTTCCTCGGTGCGGCGAGCCTCTTCGAGACCGAGCACGACCTCCAACAGCAGGTCCACATCGAGATCAGGGAGGATCCGGACGAGCGGACGCGGGTCAGCCACGACGACGACACACACCGACTGGTCATCTCCCGGCAGGCAGCCACGAGCGCGATGGCCCGCGAACTCGCATTGCACGAGTTCGGGCACATGCGTCACCACGAAGACGGCCACCCCTCGCACGTCCAGTCCCTGGAAGAAGTGCTCTTTCTGGCGCTGACGGGCCGCAGCGTCGAGCGGCGGAAAGTGACACACTGCTATCAGATAGCCAACCACGTCAAGGACATCTACGCCGACGACCTCTGGATCGGGCTAGCACCGACTGAAAAGCTCGTTCGATTCTTCGAGTCGACGCTGGCGGCGGCGGTCGCGGATCGACCGACTGCCACGTCCCCAGCGTGGAAACGGCTGACTCCTGCTGCCGATCCCGACATCACCGCCGTCAACGCCGCGTTCGCGCTGGCGCTGTGTGAGCGCCACGACCTCCTCGACCGCGGTCATCGGATCTACGAACTCGCCAGGGTGGCCGCCCGGGACGCCCCCGAGGTCGGCTTCGAGACGTTCAAACACCGGTTTCGGGCGCTCGATCCCGAGCCCGACGAGAGCGACTACCGCAAGTCGATGGTCGAGATTACCCGCGAGTACGTCCTGGGTGGCGAGCAGGCCGCGGATTGAACACGAGCGTCAAGAGTCGTCGCTGTCGACATCGTCGTCTTCGTCTCCATCTTCGTCCTCGACGTGATCGACGGGATCGGTCGACGGGAATCCCTCGTCTTTGAGGTTGTCGACGACCGAGCGACCGCTGTCGTCGACCGTCCAGTCGTGAGCGTGTGGTTCGTGGCCGTCGAAGACCTCGTGGACCATCTTCACACCATCCGAGAGCGTCTCCAGGCCGTAGCCGCCTTCGAGGACGAACCCGAGACCGGCGTCGATGCGATCACAGAGGTCTCGCAGGTAGGCGGTCTGGAGGCCGTAGCCGTCGGTCGTGACGACCATCCGTGAGATCGGATCGTGCTCGTGAGCGTCGAAGCCGGCGCTGACGAGCAGCAAGTCGGGATCGAAGTCCGCGATCGAGGGTCCGATCACCTCCTCCAGTGCGGCCATGTACTCGGCGTCGCCACAGCCGGGCGGGAACGGGACGTTCAGCGTCGTCATCTCGCCGCCGTCCTCGCCTGTTTCACCGAGTGCGCCCGTCCCCGGATACAGTCCTTCTTCGTGGATCGAGGCGTAGAAGACGTCCCCGCGATCGTAGAAGATGTCCTGCGTGCCGTTGCCGTGATGCACGTCCCAGTCGAGGATCGCCACGCGGTCGGCGCCGCCGACATCGAGGGCGTGCTGGGCGGCGACGGCGACGTTGTTGATGAAACAGAATCCCATCGCGTCGTCCTCGACGGCGTGGTGACCCGGCGGTCGTCCGAGCGCGAACGGCGTCTGTCGGCCGTCAGCGCCGTCGAGAGCGGCTTCGGCGGCCCACTGGGCCAGTCCGGCCGCGGCGAGCGCGGCGTCCCAGGTCTCCTCGACGGCGACGGTGTCGGCGTCCCAGTGGCCGCCGCCGTCGGCACAGAATTCGCGGATCTCTTCGACGTAGTCGGCGTCGTGGACTGCGAACACCGCCCCCTCACCCGCGGCGTCGGCCGCGACGTACTCGACGTTGTGACACTTCGAGAGCGTGCGCTTGATCGCCCGCAGACGGTCGGGACTCTCGGGGTGGCGCGCGCCGGTGTCGTGTTCGAGGCAGATGTCGCGGTAGCCAAACCTCATTCAAAGTACGGCCTGAGTTCGTCGTAACATTCGATGTCGTCGTCCTTAACAGTGCGGCGTCCGGCGTGGCGGGCCAGCAGCGCGGCCGCGGCGGCGACGGTATCTGCTTCGGCCTCGAGAATCGACGCGAGCGCGACGCGAGCGTCCATCGCCACCCGATAGCGGTCGTCGATGTCGAGGCGTGCGATCCGGTCGACAGGTGCGATCGGCAACTGCAGCGTGTCGGGATCAGGAACCTCGTCGACGCCGAAGTCCGCTGCCATCAGTGTCTTGCGGCCGTCCTCGCTCGCCCGCGCTGCTGCCTCGACCGCCAACCCAGCCCCACGGTCCTGAATCCGTTCGGTGAGTGCTTCGGTCGCGTCCGACCCGACCCGAAGCGAGCCGGCGTTTCGACGGATGATCGAATCCACCGGCGTAAACGGTAACTCGACGCTCATACGCCACATCGGGGCCGATGTCGGCTTAAGGGTTTCCTCATGGTGGTTCCTGTAGGTCTGTTTCGGGGTAACTCTCAGAGGATCTCGTCGGCCTCCAGTCGGTCACCCTGGCGGTGACCCCGGAGCGTGACCTGCTGACCCAGCTGGACACTCGCGTCTGTCTCGACGTTGATGGTCTCCTCGCCGTCGTCGACGATCACCGGATCGCCCGTCTGGACGACCGTCCCCGTAATCTCGACTTTTTCGACGGTCTCAGCGACCGCGTCGTCGCTGGACGAAGACGCCTCGGTTCCACTCTCGGACGCGGAGTCGCTACTCGCTCCACCGCCGCCCTCGGCGAACGCGTCCAGTCCGGCGCTCTGGTCCCCACCGCCGCCGCTGCTCGATCCGGCTGTCGCGCCGTCGTCGAGCACGACGACCGTCGCACCCCAGCCAGCGGAGGCTTCCAGATCGTCCTGCCAGCCGTCTTGAATCTCGGCGTCGGCGACGAACACCTCGTCGCCCGGCCCGAGGTCGGTGTCGGCCTTCTCACCCCACAGCGCCACGCGGATGTCGCCGGTGTCGTCCTGCACGCGGATATTTCGAACCTGGCCCTCGCTCCCGTCGTCGCGGTCGAACGTCCGTTTCGGGTCGACTGAACGGACGACGCCACCGATGTCGACAGTCGTCTCGATCTCGACGCTGTCGATCGGGTCAGTCTCGGGGCTGAAGTCGATCTCGTCGTCGATCTCCTCGACTGCGCCGCGGTCGCCGACGTGCAGTTCGAGGGAGCCGTCGCGCTCGCGGACGTAGCCGTCGACGACCTCGACCGCCGTGCCGGTGTCGAGTTCCTCGGCGCGGTCGGCCTGCTCGTCCCACAGCGTCACGCGAATTCGTCCGGTCTCGTCGCCCAGCGAGAGGTTCGAGACCCGCCCTTCCGAGCCGTCGTCACGGTCGAAGGTTCGGATCGATTCGGTCCCGAGGACGATCCCGCGGGCGTCGACGTCCGATTGGCCCATCGAAAGCGAGTCGATCGAACTCGTCCCGCCGATCTCGACGTCGATTTCGGCGTCATCGTCGGGTTCGGCCTTGTCGACGCTGACTTCCAGGCCGTTGTAGCCGTCTTTCGGGCGACCCTTGATCCGCAGGACTTGCCCGACTTCGAGACTGCCCTCGTCGATCGAGCCGGCCTGTTCGTCCCAGAAGGCAAGCCGGACCGACCCGGTCTCGTCGGCGGCCTCGACGTTGATGACCATCCCGTCGTCGTCCTCGCCGTCGCGTTCGAAGGTCCGGAGGTCACCGATCGACGTGACCTTCGCGAGGAATTTGACTTCCTCCATGCCGCTCTCGATGTCGGCGATCGAATTGACCTCGTTCTCGCTCAGTTCGTGCGCGATGAGCATCGCCGCCGTCTCCTCGTCGGCGAGGCCCCCCATCTGTTCGACTTTCTGCTCGACGGCCTCCCTGAAGTCCTCCTCGGAGACGTCGGCGTCGAGATCCTCGTAGACGTCCTCGATCGCACCCATATCTATGCCGTGTTCACGTCTGGATCGCGTTTAAACAATACGGTCGCCGATTCGCTACCGCATCACGTCGGCGACGGCCCCCGGGTTCGTGCCTCCGTGTTCGACCACGACGCGACCGGGAAGGCCGCCGATGAACCCGAGACTCGCGCGGTACTCGGCCTGGCCGAGACACTGCTCGCACATCTGGTTCGTCGACTCGACGCCGATCACGACCGTGAGCGTGTCGCTCGTGTCGTCGTAGTCGACGCTCGACAGCGTGGCAGTGTGACACGGATTGTTCGCCGCGATCACGCCCTCGATCGCGACCGAGCCATCACCAGAGGCGAAACCGACGGTCGCCGATCCGTCTGGAGTCCCGCAGCTCGTCTCCTCGGTTGCGATCGACTGGCCGACAAGCTGTGGCTGGGTCCCCGAGGTGGTCTCGATCGTCTGCTCCGACGTCGACGTGCCAATCGCCCCGTCGTCGGTCGGCGTCGAGCCGTTCTCGTCAGTCTCCCCAGTCCTCCCACATCCCGCGAGGCTGATCGTCGCAGCGACCCCACAACCCCCGAGGAACGTCCGTCTATCCATGTTTCGACAACGGTGAGAGAGCAAAAAGGTCTATCGGAGCGGCAATTACCCCTGTTTTTCGAGGCTGGTGTCACGCCGTGTCGTGGTGGTGGTCGAATCGTAACCCCTTTAGTCGACACCGGAGTACTGAGAGATGAGTCCGGGTAGGGTAGTGGACTATCCTCTTGGCTTGCGGAGCCAGGGACCAGCGTTCAAATCGCTGTCCGGACGTTCACTTCGTTCACGTCCGACGTGCCTCACGGTCGCGTGAGACGGTGTCCAGGCGTGTTCCACCGTTTCAGTTTCGCTAGAGTAGCCTGTGCGCTTCGCTCGAGCTGACATTTATATACGAGTTCGGCCCACCCGATTGTAGTGGCCGACTATCACCACCGGACGGCGATCACGCGCCTGGAGACCACCGATCGACAAGCGGCACGGCTAGAACACACGATCGCCGAATATCAGCGAGCAGCGAACATCGCCGTCGATGCCGGCCACGAAATCGGGGAACGACGGAAGACGAGATTACAGGCACGTGTTTACGAAGACATCCGTGAGGGGACTGAGCTCGCGAGTCAACATGCAATTCTCGCGATTCACCAAGCCGCCGAGGCACTCCGCGGTGTCCATCAGTTGCGAGCGCACGGTCGCTCACCCTCGAAGCCGAAATTCACCAGCCCGACTGTAACCTACGATTCGCGTACGATGACGGTCGACAGAGACGACGAATCGGTGTCGTTGACTACCACAGATCGTCGAATCCAGTGTCGCCTCGTCTTGCCCACAGATGACGACGGATATCAACAGCAGTATCTCTACAGCGACGAGTGGGAACTAACAGAATCAACACTGACCGCGCGTGACGGCGACTACTTTCTTCATCTGGGTTTTCGAACGGAGGCTACCGACGATACCACCGAGTGCGGAACGGTACTCGGGGTCGATCTCGGTATCGAAAACCTCGCCGTGACCTCAACGGCACAGTTCGTATCCGGTCGAGAACTGACACATGAACATCGAGAGTTCGAGAAAGTGAGTGGTGGACTCCAACAGACTGGAACACAGTCTGCCCACCGTACGTACGTCAAACGCGGAAGCGCCCAAGCGCGATTCAACAGGGACTATCTCCATCGTGTCTCGAACAAGATTGTGCACGAGGCAGTCGAATACGGGTGTACACACATCGCGTTCGAAGATCTGAGATACATCCGTGAAGGCATGCCCGGGAGACGAAAGTTCCATCAATGGGCGCACCGACAACTGGTCCGA
The Halapricum salinum genome window above contains:
- a CDS encoding DUF5781 family protein, translated to MDIRVTGDGPAEPFLGAASLFETEHDLQQQVHIEIREDPDERTRVSHDDDTHRLVISRQAATSAMARELALHEFGHMRHHEDGHPSHVQSLEEVLFLALTGRSVERRKVTHCYQIANHVKDIYADDLWIGLAPTEKLVRFFESTLAAAVADRPTATSPAWKRLTPAADPDITAVNAAFALALCERHDLLDRGHRIYELARVAARDAPEVGFETFKHRFRALDPEPDESDYRKSMVEITREYVLGGEQAAD
- a CDS encoding histone deacetylase family protein gives rise to the protein MRFGYRDICLEHDTGARHPESPDRLRAIKRTLSKCHNVEYVAADAAGEGAVFAVHDADYVEEIREFCADGGGHWDADTVAVEETWDAALAAAGLAQWAAEAALDGADGRQTPFALGRPPGHHAVEDDAMGFCFINNVAVAAQHALDVGGADRVAILDWDVHHGNGTQDIFYDRGDVFYASIHEEGLYPGTGALGETGEDGGEMTTLNVPFPPGCGDAEYMAALEEVIGPSIADFDPDLLLVSAGFDAHEHDPISRMVVTTDGYGLQTAYLRDLCDRIDAGLGFVLEGGYGLETLSDGVKMVHEVFDGHEPHAHDWTVDDSGRSVVDNLKDEGFPSTDPVDHVEDEDGDEDDDVDSDDS
- a CDS encoding histone gives rise to the protein MSVELPFTPVDSIIRRNAGSLRVGSDATEALTERIQDRGAGLAVEAAARASEDGRKTLMAADFGVDEVPDPDTLQLPIAPVDRIARLDIDDRYRVAMDARVALASILEAEADTVAAAAALLARHAGRRTVKDDDIECYDELRPYFE
- a CDS encoding single-stranded DNA binding protein; the encoded protein is MGAIEDVYEDLDADVSEEDFREAVEQKVEQMGGLADEETAAMLIAHELSENEVNSIADIESGMEEVKFLAKVTSIGDLRTFERDGEDDDGMVINVEAADETGSVRLAFWDEQAGSIDEGSLEVGQVLRIKGRPKDGYNGLEVSVDKAEPDDDAEIDVEIGGTSSIDSLSMGQSDVDARGIVLGTESIRTFDRDDGSEGRVSNLSLGDETGRIRVTLWDEQADRAEELDTGTAVEVVDGYVRERDGSLELHVGDRGAVEEIDDEIDFSPETDPIDSVEIETTVDIGGVVRSVDPKRTFDRDDGSEGQVRNIRVQDDTGDIRVALWGEKADTDLGPGDEVFVADAEIQDGWQDDLEASAGWGATVVVLDDGATAGSSSGGGGDQSAGLDAFAEGGGGASSDSASESGTEASSSSDDAVAETVEKVEITGTVVQTGDPVIVDDGEETINVETDASVQLGQQVTLRGHRQGDRLEADEIL
- a CDS encoding RNA-guided endonuclease InsQ/TnpB family protein is translated as MADYHHRTAITRLETTDRQAARLEHTIAEYQRAANIAVDAGHEIGERRKTRLQARVYEDIREGTELASQHAILAIHQAAEALRGVHQLRAHGRSPSKPKFTSPTVTYDSRTMTVDRDDESVSLTTTDRRIQCRLVLPTDDDGYQQQYLYSDEWELTESTLTARDGDYFLHLGFRTEATDDTTECGTVLGVDLGIENLAVTSTAQFVSGRELTHEHREFEKVSGGLQQTGTQSAHRTYVKRGSAQARFNRDYLHRVSNKIVHEAVEYGCTHIAFEDLRYIREGMPGRRKFHQWAHRQLVRCVEYKARAEAIEVVFVEPANTSRRCSECGYTSSANRIERDLFECQDCGSEANADYNAAKNVGLRYVRSGQQTSGRTGDSRLALKSGTVHPDSGFVQYGSQDTDKSTPSEATS